A stretch of DNA from Methanoplanus endosymbiosus:
ACTGCTCGTCAATGAGCAGCGGATATACGGCAAATATATCAGTTTCACGGTTGTACACGGCAGTTTTATACCGGGTATAATCCTTCTCAAGTGCACTTAAGGCGGCGGATGCCTTCTCAGTGCCAAGGCGCGATACGCCGCCGTCAATTATTGTTATATCAAAATAATTATATGCTCCGGCTGAGGGGGAGGCAGAGTCAATCAGATAAACCTGAAACCGCTCATCCCCGGAAAGGACAGATGCCGCATCTACGCTGTCAATACCGGCAGTGTAGATGTCATCCTGGAGGTGCATACCGCTCTGCTGTGTAAGTCCGGTTGCGAGAATCAGGAGAATAAAGAGTACAATGGAGATCGGCAGGACATCCCGGCTCATTGTACCGGCAAACCGCTTGACCTCCCATTTTGAAATTGTGCCGATATTTCTCAGTGCATCTGCCATTTATCCCACATCTCCTCTGTTAATCCGGATTTTTCAGGAATTTAAGTATCATAATTTCCGGATAAATAATCAGGAAATAATAACTGCATAAATTCACTCTTTGATCTCTGCTTCTTTTATTATACTGATGATATAAGAAGATTTAGAGTACGGCAATCAAAAACCGGAATTCACAGGCAGGTGAAAAAATACTGCACTGCCGCCTCAACAGGAATTATTATATAAAAATGGTGTAAAGTAATCCCTGATACTAAATGATTCGCGCCCGATCTCTCGTAAAGGACTTTGACGGATTCACAGCTCTTGACGGAGTTGACTTTGAATTCGATAAACCCGGAATATTTGGAATAATCGGACATAACGGTGCAGGGAAGACGACACTGTTAAAGATAATGTCCGGGCTGATTAAGCCGACTTCCGGCGAACTTGAGATTAACGGAGTTGATGTGGTCAGGCATCCGGACATACATAAAAGGACTCTGGGTTATCTTCCGGAAGAGTCCAGGCTTTATGAAAATATGAATGTCTGGAGTTATCTTGCGTTTTTTGGTGAGATATACGGGATGAGTGACGGGGAGATCAGAAAGAAAAGCAGGGAACTGCTGTCAAAGCTGAAGCTTGATCCGGGCGACAAAAAGATGGGCGAGTTTTCAAAGGGTATGAAGAGAAAGGCAGCCATTGCACGATCACTGATGCATGACCCGTCCTTTCTGGTATATGATGAGCCAACCTCCGGGCTTGACCCTATGACATCGCGGTACATAAGCGAGTTTCTCCGTGAGATTAAGGAAGAAGGGGAGAAGACAATAATCCTCTCTGCGCACAATCTCTATCAGGTGGAAGAGATCTGTGACCGGGTGCTCATACTCAGAAGGGGCAAGACACTTGCTCTCGGAGATATGGACGAGCTGAGAAGTAAATTCGGTTCTGTATCATATGAGATAGAGTTCGTTCTTGACGACCGGGATCTGCTTGAAGGTGTTATAGGAGAGTATTCGGAGTCTGCCGGAATTATATCAGCAACGGTTGAGGATGTGGATGACTTAAGCAATCTGACGAATATCGTTGCAAAGGGCGGCGGGAGAGTTAAAAAGATTGAATCGCACTATCCAAGCCTTGAGGATATGCTGGTTATGATCGGTGAATAATTCCTTTTTTTCAGACATTGCCATTATACTATACAGAATTATCCGGAACAAAGCCTGCGCTAAAGAAGTAAAACCCTGAAAAGAAGTTGTAACGGGCCTGAAGGGAGTTGAACCCCTGGCCTACGGATTAAGAGTCCGTCGCTCTGCCTGACTAAGCTACAGGCCCACAACTGCGCCTCTGCGCCTACATAACTTATACTTACATTATTTTAGAACTTCCGGTTTTGATCTCTCCGGTTTAAACCAATGAGGAGAGACAAAAGTCCCGGCTATATTTTCAGAAACAAACAGGTTTTTCCGGCAGAGTCAAACCAGGCGGCTGCTCAGCGATAAAATTCAGACCATAGATAAAAAAATAACAATTCCGGGACGCAGAAAATCATAATTACTGAGAAAAAACCCTGAAAAGAAGTTGTAACG
This window harbors:
- a CDS encoding ABC transporter ATP-binding protein encodes the protein MIRARSLVKDFDGFTALDGVDFEFDKPGIFGIIGHNGAGKTTLLKIMSGLIKPTSGELEINGVDVVRHPDIHKRTLGYLPEESRLYENMNVWSYLAFFGEIYGMSDGEIRKKSRELLSKLKLDPGDKKMGEFSKGMKRKAAIARSLMHDPSFLVYDEPTSGLDPMTSRYISEFLREIKEEGEKTIILSAHNLYQVEEICDRVLILRRGKTLALGDMDELRSKFGSVSYEIEFVLDDRDLLEGVIGEYSESAGIISATVEDVDDLSNLTNIVAKGGGRVKKIESHYPSLEDMLVMIGE